A genome region from Phoenix dactylifera cultivar Barhee BC4 chromosome 18, palm_55x_up_171113_PBpolish2nd_filt_p, whole genome shotgun sequence includes the following:
- the LOC103723708 gene encoding RHOMBOID-like protein 3 — translation MAELEGERGGGGGNKSRAGGGGGGGGTVPYFYDPPETEERPWVPWVVPLIVVGCVAVFVVEIYVNNCPDHSNRFGRCVARFLHRFSFQPLHENPLLGPSASTLEKLGALEWNKVVHQHQGWRLVACIWLHVGLIHLLVNMLSLVFVGIRLEQQFGFARIGVIYLLSGFGGSVLSALLLRNNISVSASAALFGLLGSMLSELITNWTIYSNRAAALLTLVFMIIVNLAIGIFPHVDILADIGGFLTGFLLGFILLIRPQFGWMERQDLPPSSQVTSKYKAYQYVLWVMALLLILAGFAVGLVMLFKGVNKNDHCHWCHYLNCVPTSKWSCDN, via the exons ATGGCGGAGTTGGAGGGGGAGAGGGGCGGCGGGGGCGGCAACAAGAGCAGGgccggcggaggcggcggcggcgggggcaCGGTGCCGTACTTCTACGACCCGCCGGAGACGGAGGAGAGGCCGTGGGTGCCGTGGGTGGTGCCGCTGATCGTGGTGGGGTGCGTGGCGGTGTTCGTGGTGGAGATATACGTCAACAACTGCCCTGACCACTCGAACCGCTTCGGCCGGTGCGTCGCCCGCTTCCTCCACCGCTTCTCCTTCCAGCCCCTCCACGAGAATCCCCTCCTCGGGCCCTCGGCTTCTAC ATTGGAGAAATTGGGAGCTCTTGAGTGGAACAAAGTGGTCCATCAGCATCAGGGATGGAGGCTTGTTGCTTGTATCTGGCTGCATGTGGGCCTTATCCATTTGCTTGTAAATATGCTAAGCCTTGTTTTTGTTGGAATTCGCCTCGAACAGCAATTTGGATTTG CACGGATTGGTGTAATATACCTTCTATCAGGGTTTGGTGGGAGTGTTCTTTCAGCTCTTCTCTTAAGAAATAATATTTCTGTTAGTGCTTCTGCTGCTTTGTTTGGACTTCTTGGATCAATGCTATCAGAACTAATCACAAACTGGACTATCTATTCCAACAGG GCTGCAGCTTTATTAACTCTCGTGTTTATGATTATTGTCAACTTGGCCATTGGAATCTTTCCGCATGTTGATATCTTGGCCGATATAGGGGGGTTCTTAACAGGTTTTCTCCTTGGTTTTATTTTGTTGATCCGGCCTCAATTTGGCTGGATGGAACGTCAAGATCTGCCCCCATCGAGTCAGGTTACTTCCAAATACAAAGCATATCAGTATGTGTTGTGGGTGATGGCATTGCTTTTGATACTAGCTGG atttGCAGTTGGTTTGGTAATGCTTTTCAAGGGAGTGAACAAGAATGATCATTGCCACTGGTGTCACTATCTGAACTGTGTACCCACATCAAAGTGGAGCTGCGATAattga